The Streptomyces tubercidicus DNA segment TGTCACTTCGCGTCCGTGCGCGGCTCTCCAGGGCCGCGGCTCTTGTCTCGCGACTGGCAGGATGGCGGGTTGAGTTGTGCGGCTGAGAAAGGAATCCCGATGTCCGTTCGCTACCAGCTGGTGATCGACTGTGCCGACCCCAACCGCCAGGCCCACTTCTGGGCCGCCGCACTGGGCTATGAACTCGCACCGCCCCCATCCGGTTTCGCCACATGGGACGACTACTACCGTGACCTGGGGCTGCCCGAAGAAGCGTTGACCGGCGGCGCGGACCGGATCAGCGACCCGCAGGGCAGTGGACCGGCCATCTGGTTCCATGTGGTCCCGGACGCGAAGGCCGTGAAGAGCCGGCTGCACATCGACATCCACGCCAGCGGCGACCGGACAGACCCGATCGAGACGCGGAAGAGGCGAGTGGACGCCGAAGCCGACCGCCTGATGGGCTTGGGCGCCCTCAACACGGTTGTCATGTACGAGGAAGGAATCGACCACTACGCGGTCGGAATGAAGGACCCCGAAGGGAACGAGTTCGACATCAACTGACCAGAGCTCGGTGACAATCAACGTGCTTTGCCATGCCACAACGGCCAGGTCACCAAGGCCCGCAGGTGTCAACCATCGTTCTTCGGCTCACGGGGGCACGGTCGCCTCGGAAGTCGGCGACGTGCTCGCTCCGCGCACGCTGACTACCGCACCCAGCCGGGCCCCAGCCCTGAACAGCGCGCTCAGCCTTCGGTGAGAAGGAAGACTGTCGACCAAGTTTCGGTGAGAGCGCTCAACCTCCACTGCGAGAGATCAAGGACCTCCCCGGCCTCGGTGAGCCATCTGCCCTGCGGAGTACGGTCAACCGACGGAATCCGCTGAGCTGGCCTTTCACGGTGTTCCGGGGTTGATCGTTCCCGGTCACATCAAGATCGCTTCCCATGGTGCTGGTCAGTACGCGTCGCTCTCCCTGGCTGACCAGCACCTTCCCGCTGCTGCGCACCGACAGGCGATGAGACTCCCACGTCTTCCTCCAGCGTGCCCGAGCACTGCCTGACCGTCGCCGAGATCACCGAGGTCCCGTCTGGTTCCAACACAATGGCGGAGGTGGAACGCAACTGGTTCCAGCGGGTGTGGTCAGGACGTGCCACCGGTGTACCAGGAGGGGAGGGGGACGGCTTCGCGCTCTCGCCGGGGCATGGGGTCGACGAGGCGCTGTCCTTCTGGCGCGCGGAAGTCGCACGGTGCCGTGTGCTGATCGCAGCCTCTTTGCTGGATGACTCCGACGACCTCTCGCACACATACCGCTCCGGCGCCCAGGCGGTGAGCGACTGGCGAGTGCTGCGTCTGGCCACCGCCAGGAGGAGCGACCCATACCGGCAATGGGTTCACCCAAGGGAAGGACTCTCCGTGCACCGCGCATTGATCGTCGTCGATGTGCAGACGGACTTCTGCAAGGGCGGCAGTGTTCCGGTGAGGGGGGCGCGGACAGGGCCGTCGCCATCGCCGACCTGGTTCGGCGCGCTGACGGGTCTTCGGGTGGCTCGCCCTCCTCTTCGGTCTCGACGTGCAGGCGTCCGGCACCCACACCCAGGAGCTACTCGGATGGCACCCGACACACCAGGGCCTCAACGAGGTCCACTACTTCAACGGAAAATGATCGACTCGGTGGTCGCCGCAGCGGTCGCGTCCCGCCCCCGCGCCTCACACAGGGCGCGCCGGGCGCGCCGGCCATCGCTGGGTGTCGGCGATGCCACCTGTCCCTCGTCGCTCAACCCGGCGCACGTTGGGGTTGCCGCCGTGGCCAGAACGGGAAGACGATCTGGTCCGAACAGCTCATCGAGGACCCCAGCGGACCGGGAACGTTCTTGTCGCCGGCGGTCACATCAGCCCTGAGCTCGGGACCAACGGACGAACCGCACCATTGCCCGCAGCGGATCACTGCCGCAATCTCCGTCTCCGCCGAGCGACGGGGAGCCGATCGGGTGACGATGGACGTGTACTGACGTGATCACGCTGCTCCCAGAAAGAGGCAGACGTCATGACATCCCCTTCCGGGTCTCCAGACCCCGCTCCCCCGAGCAGAATCGAGCCACAGGACACGCCCCTGGCCGAAGGCATGGCCTTCCTGGCGGACAAGGGCTGGCAGATCCTGCTCACCATGGGCCTGGCCACCACCGCCCTGGGCGTCATCGCCCTGGTCTGGCCGAGCGCAACGCTGCGGGTCCTCGGCGTGCTCTTCGGCGTCTATCTGCTGGCGACCGGCGTTTTCCAGCTGGCGGGCGCCTTCGGCACGCACGTGCCCCGGCATCTTCGGGTGTTGCATTTCCTCATAGGCGCGCTCTCCATCCTGCTGGGGTTGATCTGCTTCCGGGGCGCCATGGAGTCGATTCTGCTGCTCGCCCTGTGGATCGGCTTCAGCTGGCTGCTGCGCGGCACCATGGAGACGGCCGCGGCGGCCTCCGCCCGGGACATGCCGGCCCGAGGCTGGCACATGGCCTTCGGGATCATCGGCGCTCTGGCGGGCATCGTGCTGATCGTCTCGCCGTTCGCCTCGATCGCGGCACTCACCCTGGTGGTGGGCGTCATGGCGATCGTCCTGGGGCTGACCGAGGTGGTCCGGGCCATCATGATCCGCATCGAAGTCGGCCGTCTCGCTCCGGCCCCAGCCGCCAAGCGGCGCCCCCTGTTCCACCGTCCGCACCGTCCGCACCCCCAGCACTGATCACCGGAGCCGGATCGGCCGGCCACCGGCGAACAGCGAAGAGCCGCCGGCCCGGACGGGCAGACACCTCGGCCGACGTCGACGCCGCACGGCCGGGGATGACCGCGAAGCGAACGCGCTGCGACGTCGGAGCAATGAGCACTCCGGCGTCCGCCGCCCGCTCGGCTCCCAGATCACCGCCGTCCGCGACGATCGTGGCTGATCCCGCATTGCCCGTTCTGTCTGGGACCTGCTGCGCGGCGCCAGCCAGAGCCGCGCGCTGTGTGCACACGTGGTGACCGGGGAAGTCCGCGCTCTGCGCGGTTCGGCTTCGGTCAGCCGGCGTGACGGCCGTGAACCGTTCGCCCGACAGCCGAGGCCACCCGTCGGATGGCGCCCCAGCGCGGCGGCCGTTCGGCGGGCGCGGCGCCCGGCCGATGGCGGGGTACCCGTACCCGTAGCATCCCGGGACTGATCCAGCACCGCACGGGAGTTGGCAAGTTGACGGCTTCACCGTCCAGCCCGACGGGGATGAACGGGACGTCGGCATCGACGACGACCTCTTCAGAGGTGGCCAGGTTGGTGAGGCCGTGCGTCTGCCCATCTCGCAGCCGGGCGGCGGTCTCGGCGGGCGTCTCCGCCCTGGCGGCCAGTACCCCCAGGAGCCCGGAGTCCAGTTGCGCACGCTTGCCAAGCCCGGCCGGGTCATCGGCCCGGTAGGGGTTGTTGCTCACCAGCACGGCATCAGGCCCGTCAACAGTGAGCAGCCCGGCGTGTACCACCAGCTCCGGGCCCTTGTGGCGGGCCAGGGATTCCGGGAGGATCCGCGCCGTCGTGCCGATCTTGTCGTCCCGATAGGCCGGGGCCTGTACCAGGGCGGCATATGCACCGAAGGACACGTTGTTGACGAACACACGCTCGCCTGCCAGCCCGAGATCCACGCGCAGTTCGACGCCGTCCGTGAGGGCCTCCAGCGCGGCCGAAGGGTCGTCACGGTCCAGGCCGAGGTCCATCGCGAAGTGGTTGCGGGTACCGGCTGGAATGACCACGAAGGGAAGACCGCTCTTCGCAGCCACCCCGGCGACAAGTGCCTGCGTGCCGTCTCCGGCGGCCACCCCCAGCAGATCCGCACCGTCATCCACCGCGCGTCGGGCCACAGTCGTGAGGTCCTGGGGCTGGGAAGGATCGAGCAGGAGAACCTGAGCCCCCAACGCACGGGCCTTCTCGGCGATGCGGAACCGGCTTGCCTTCCCTCCTCCCGAGCGGGGATTCACGATCAGATACGGCCGCTGTGCAGCGGCCACCGGTCGGAACGTGTTCTCGGTCATGGCAAGCGCCGCCAGGCCGCATTCATCGGCCCGGTGCACGTCACCGTCACAGGCGCCGGAACAGCCGCCGCTACCACGCCCGCTGCTGGCTGTGCCGTCCGCCACCGGCCCGGTCCAGCGATCGCATCGGCCACCGCCTCCATGACGTTTCCTCCGGCAGTTACGGCTTCCGGCACCAGCCCGGTCGCCTTGAGGACGGTACTCATGGGTGGGGGGTGATGACGGCGCGTCCTTGGATCTTGCCGTCGTGCAGGAGCTGGTATGCCTCGTTGGCGCGTTCCAAGGGGAAGTGCTCGAGAAACATCTTGATCTTTTGCTGCTGGGCGAGGGTGATCACTTCCATGAGTTCGGGAAGGGAGCCCCAGTAGGGGGAGGCGACCGAGCACTCGTGCGGCGGGTTCGAGAAGTTGACGGGCAGGGCTCCGCCGCCGAGACCGACGATGGTCAGGTGTCCGAGCACCCTTGCCACCTGAGCAGCCATGCGCAGAGTCGGGTCTATGCCGACCATGTCGAGCACGAGCTGAGCGCCCTGCTGCTCCGTCATGTCCTTGATGCGCGTGACCGCGTCCTCGTCCGAGAGCAGCGCCTCGTCCGCGCCCAGGCGCTTGGCGGTTTCCAGCTTGCCGGCATCGGTGTCCACGGCGACGACGGTGGTCGCCGCGCTGAGCGCTCGCACCATCTGGATGGCCATCTGGCCCAGACCGCCCACCCCGATGACCACCGCGGTCGAGCCCGGCCCCAGCAGGTGCAGCGATCGCTTGACGGCGTGATAGCTGGTCAGTCCCGCGTCGGTGAGCGGGGCGGCCTGGCGGGGGTCGAGGGTGCCCAGCGGAATCAGGAATCGCGCCGCCGGGACCAGCAGGTACTCAGCCATTCCGCCGTCGTGACCGCCTCCCAGGCCCCCGCCCTGACCACTGACCTTCTGGCAGTAATTCTCCCGGCCCTCCCGGCAGTTGGCGCACATCCCACAGCCCCAGGGACCGTAGACCATCACAGGGTCTCCAGGCGCGAACCCGGTGACACCCGGCCCCAGCCTCTCCACCCATCCCGCATTCTCATGGCCGAGCGTGAAGGGCAGTTCCGTGGCGAAACCGGGTGGCGGTCCGAGTGCCTCCATCATGTGCAGATCTGAATGGCACGCACCGGCACCCCCGACCTTCACCAGAACCTGCCCAGGCCCCGGCTCGGGCACCGGCACCTCGCGCAGCTCGGGCGATTGCTGCCATCCGACCAGTTGAAAAGCCCGCATAACGATCCCTTACGCACGCCGAGTCAGTCGCGGATCCCGTCGATGTCGACCAGAACATGGCGCGGTCCGCGGAAAATCTGGTTGTGGCGGTACGGCGGTGGGTCCTCTACGAGCCGGGGGTTTTCCACCCGTCGGAGGAACTCGCCGACCGCGACCTGGACCTCGAGCCGCGCGAGCGGAGCGCCGAAACAGAAGTGGATGCCCTGGCTGAACCCGAGGTGCTGGTTGTCCCGGCGTTCGAGGTCAAGCTCGTCGGGGTTGGCGAACCGCTTCGGGTCGCGGTTCGCCGAGCCGTATGCCAGGAAGATCGGCGCTCCCTTCGGGATGGTGGTGCCTGCGATGTCGATGTCTTCCAGGGCGGAGCGGGTATGCCAGAACTGGACCGACGACTCGAAGCGCAGCAACTCCTCGACCCCGGGCACGATCAGCTCGGGCCGGCGGCGCAGCTTCTCCAGCGCGTCGGGGTGCCGCAGCAAGGTGAGCACGCTGTGGGCGATGAGATTGACTGTGGTTTCATGCCCGGCGAAGATCAGGAGCAAGGCATTGCTCACGAGCACACCTTTGGACATCCTTCCCTCCGGGCCGTCCTCGTTCACCATCGCCGAGAGCATGCCCGGGCCGGGCTGCTGGGCGTACCGGTCGAGCAGCTCAGCTGCGAACTCCCCGAACTCCTTCACGGCCTGGCGCCCCCCGGCCAGTCGGCTCTGGATCTCCTCGGAGGCAGCCTCGGGGCCGAAATCCAAGGCGTCCAGGGCCGTCTCGATCCAGCTGTGGAAGCGTGGCTCGTCTTCCAGTGGCACCCCCAGGATCTTGCAGATCACGGTCACCGGCAGGGGGTAGGCGAACTCGTCGACGGCATCGATTCGGGTCTTGCCCTGCATGTTGTCCAGGAGGTCGTCCACGATGCGGCGGATCTCGGGTTCCAGGTCGGAGATCAGGTGGGGGGAATGGGGTGGGCCGACGAAATGCGGCGTCATCATCCGGCGATCTCGATCGTGCTCGGGTGGATCCTGGGTGATGATGTTCGGCTCCACGATGACCGTCTCCGTGATCGGCTCGGCCTCTGCCGGGCCCTCGGCCGGGGCCGGGGCGGGGAGTTTCCTGACATCCGAACTGACGCGGGGGTCGTGCAGCAGTGCGACGATCTCTTGGTAGGTGCTGACGACGTAGGTGCCGTCCGGCTGCCGTGCCACCGGTGTCTTGCGGAGTTCCTCGTAGAACGGGTACGGATTGGCGCGGTTGGCGTAGCGGAGGGCCTGCTGCCAGGGGGTTTCCTCGACCACGAGGCTTCCCTCCTTCTCCTGTCGGTGCTGTCCGCTTGCGCGCCCGACCCGGCGGGCGCGTCAACGGCGGCGAGGGCGGAACTCGGCCGCCCGCTCGCTCGGGTCGTGGCCGGTCAGGACGACGTCGGGGATCGCCGTCGGGACGCCGGGTTGCGGGAACTCGGCCGGGATCGGCTTCATGTCGGGGGGCTGGTCCCAGCCTGGCGGTGGAGGCGGGAACGGACCGGATTGCTCGATCAGCTTGCCGTAGTACTCCAGCCACTTGCCGTGATCGAAGGTGACGGCGGCGACGATGCGGCCCCGGCGACCGTAGGCGGCGGCGAAGTGGCGCTCTTTGACGGACCCTTGCGTGAAGACGATCTCGTCGCCGAAAGGTGGCACGCCGACGGACTTGATGTTGAGGCCGAACTGGCCGGACCAGAAGCCGGGCAGCAGCAGATGCGGGCGATAGTGGGGTTCGAGGTTCACCATGTTGTGGGCCGCGGCCTCGGCGCCGAGAACGGCATTGTCCCAGTGCTCCATCGCGAGGAACTGGTACTCGTACAGCACGTGGGGCGAGCGCGCCACGTCCCCAGCCACGTAGATGCTGTCGGTGACCACGCCGTTGATGTCGAAAGCGCGACCGCCGGCGTCGCAACCGACGCCCCAGAAACCGGACGCCAGCCCGGCGCCCTCCAGCCATTCCACGTTGCGGATCGACCCCAGCGAGGCCACCACCACGTCGGCGTCGATGATGGTTCCGTCCGAGAGATGAGCGCGCCGCACGTGTCCGCCGGAGTCACCCTCCAGTGACGACACACCCAACCCGCAGCGCAGGTCCACGCCGTGGTCGCGCTGCATCTCCGCGGCGATCTCACCGATCACCCCGCCGAGCGCGCCGACCAGCGGCGCCGAGCCCCGCTCGACGACGGTCACCGGGAGATCGAGTTCCCGGCAGACCGAGGCCACCTCCGAGCCGATGAACCCGGCGCCGATGACCATGACCCGCGACGGCGGTGCGGCCAGCGCCTTTTGCAGCTGTGCGGCATCATCACGCGAGCGCAGCGTGTAGACCCCGTCCAGGGCCGCCTCGTCCGGGTTCGGCCACTGTCGCGCCCGGGTGCCCGTGGCGATCAGCAAGCGGTCGTACGGGATCTGCTCGCCGTCGGCCAGGCGCACCTGCTTGGCGGCCCGGTCCAACCCGGTGGCGGTCACCCCGAGCCGCCACTGCGCATTCACTTCTCGCAGGCGGGGCAGCGTGGTGTGGTCGGCCGGTACCCAGCCTTTGAGCACCTGTTTGGACAGCGGGGGACGGTCGTAGGGCTCGTACGGTTCGTCCCCGATGATGGTCAAAGACCCGGTGAAGCCCTCCTCACGCAGGGCTTCGGCGGCCCGCAGTCCGGCCAGGGAGGCACCGACGATGACGATCCGGCCGTTGGCTCTGAACTGGCGCACCAGCTCTGCGACCGTTGCCGGCACGGTCATGACGTCGCGCTCCCCTTCGCGCCGTCCAAGCGGTCGATCACGATCGCCTGCACCGGACACGCCGCAGCGGCTCGCTCAACCTGCAGGCGCCGCTCGTCATCGGGATTCGGCTCGTAGGTGAGCGCCTCCTGGCCGGTCAATCTGAAGTCCTTGTGCGCCAAATACACGCATTGTGCGTATCCCTGGCACCGATTCAGGTCCACGGCGATTCGCATGGGCAGACTCCTTCCGATCTGCCGCCCAGTGCCGACGCCACCGGCTGAGGACCCGAATGTTCGATCTTCTTCGCCACGGCGGTAGCTTCGCGGTGACGCTTACTGCCGGTGAGTGTCGCGGTCTCAATCGCGGTAGACATTCGATGGCGTCGGCATCAAGCTTTGCCCGGCCGTATCCCCCTAAAAAAATGGTCACCCCGTCTTGCGGCGACCGCAAATGCACTGTTATGGAAACCATCTCTCAGGGCAGCTTTAGTTCTTGATCACTGACCGGTTCGTGCAGGTCCGGGCGCTTCCGGAGTGCCTGCCCGCTTGAAAGCGGCCACCGTGATCACGAGCGATTGGGGAGCCAACACGGCCCCGGCCGGCCGAGCCCACTGAAGCCATTGATCACGTCTTGCACGCCCGGTCACCACCCTTGAGGAGCGCACGCTGGGGTGCCACCGATATCCCGGGCCAATGCTGTTGGGCAGCCGGCGGAGTACGGCCGTACGCTCTGTCAGCTGTTCAGCATCCGTGCGCATGAGTCGTCCTCCCTGCCCAAACGCAGGGCTCGTTGGGCTGAACGGCTACTGGACGGGACGCGAGCGTGGCAGATCACCCTAGGGCACGGTCGAGATTGAAGGCGGCGCTGATCAGGGCGAGGTGGGTGAAAGCCTGGGGAAAGTTGCCCTGTTGCTCTCCGGTGTGGCTGATCTCTTCCGCGTACAGGCCGAGGTGGTTGGCGTAGGTGAGCATCTTCTCGAAGGCCAGGCGGGCTTCGTTCAGGCGCCCGGCGCGCGTGAGGGCCTCGACGTACCAGAAGGAACAGATGGAGAAGGTACCCTCCTCGCCTTCCAGACCGTCCGGACTGGCCTTGGGGTCGTAGCGCCAGACCAGGGAGTCGGAGACCAGCTCGTCACCAAGGGTATCGAGGGTCGACAGCCATACGGGGTCGCTGGGAGAGACGAACTTGGTCAGCGGCATCATCAACACCGCGGCGTCCAGCACGTCACCGTCCTCGTGCTGGACGAACGCCTGCCGGGCGGGCGACCAGCCCTTGTCCATGATCCGCCAGTAGATCGCGTCCCGGACCGGCCCCCAGCGGCCGAGCTCGGCGGGGAGGCTGCGGTGCCGGGCGATGCGGATGGCCCGATCGATGGCCACCCAGCACATCAGGTGGGAGTAGAGGAACTTCTTGCGCCCGCCACGGGTCTCCCACACACCCTCGTCCGGCTGGTCCCAGTACTCACAGACCCAGTCCACCAGTGCGCACACCGCGCGCCAGTGGCCGCTGGAGATGGGCCGGCACCACTTGTCGTACAGATAGACGGAGTCGAGCAGGGCGCCGTAGATGTCGAGCTGCAGCTGGGTGGCCGCGCCGTTGCCGACCCGCACGGGCGCCGAGCCCCGGTAGCCCTCCAGGTGGGACAGCTCGCGTTCGGGCAACTCGGTGCGTCCGTCGATGCCGTACATGACCTGCAACGGACCGGACGATCCGTTGCCGCGCCGGTCGGTGTACCGGGTGAGGAAGCCCATGAACGCCTCGGCCTCCTCGGTGAAGCCGAGCCTGAGCAGGGCGTAGACGGCGAACGCGGCGTCGCGCACCCACACGTAGCGGTAGTCCCAGTTGCGGCCGCCGCCGACCTGCTCGGGCAGGCTGGTGGTGGGGGCTGCCACGATCGCGCCGGTGGGGGCATAGGTGAGCAGCTTGAGGGTCAGGGCGGAGCGGTGCACCATCTCCCGCCATCGGCCGCGGTAGCGGGACTGGTTCAGCCAGCCCCGCCAGAAAGCGACCGTGGCGGCGAACTCCCGCTCGGCCTCGGCGAGCGGGCAGCGGCGCGGCGGAGCCTCGCTGCTGACCTGCTCCAGGACGAAGACCGTCGTGTCGCCCTGGGAGAGTTCGAACTCCGTCCACACGTCCTTTTCGTCGTACTCCAGCGGCACCGTGGCGGCGAGCGTCAGCGACAGCTCCTCGGAGGCGAACAGGGCGGCCCGGTCCAGCATCCGTACGGTGTGCGGATGGGCGCCGTAGCCGAACCGGGGGGCCACCCGAGCCCGGAACGGGATCGTTCCGCGGACGCACACCACCCGCCGGATCAGCCGGTCGCGGTCGAATGCGCCGGAGTCCACCACGGGCATGAAGTCCTGGATCTCCCCCAGCCCGTCCTCGGCGAAGAAGCGGGTGATCAGCACATTGGTATCCGGGAAGTAGAACTGTTTCGTGCCGGCCGGCACTGTGGCAGCCAGCTCGAATGCCCCGCCCCGGTCCGCGTCCAGGATCGCCGCGAAAACACTCGGGGAGTCGAAGGAGGGACAGCAGTACCAGTCGATGGTGCCGTCGGTGCCCACCAGCGCCACCGTGCGCAGATTCCCGATCAAGCCGTGCTCAGCGATCGGCAGATACCGGACGAACTTGTGCTGTGCCGGTGCTCCAGACATCGCAGCACCCTCCCTTTACTCCCGCCTCTCCTGCTTCGGGCCCTTGCAAGCGCACCATCCGGTGGAGATTGGGCCTGCTCGGTCAGTTCGCGGTAGGCATCGCGACGCTCCTCGACCGCGGCATCCATGATCGCGAAGCCGAGGGCCCGCCGACGGACCGGTTGCGGCCTTCCGCTTCGGCGCCTCGGATTGAGGGACGCGGGTCGCGGGACAACCACGTCCATGTACCTCCAGTGTCCTACAAACGCCGGAGCAGGTGTCTTTTGCGCCCTGGCCGGTCCCAGTCCTTGTGGGGATCCCAGCCGGTGTTCGTTCCGATCTTCCTCAGCCCTCCAGCAGCCACCCGCACCACTGAAAACGCAAGATCGAACTGCACAGAGCTGGCTCCCACCCGGCACCGCGATCCTTCATGCCGCAGCTCGGCACCGCAGACGAAGGCAACAATCGTCACCAACGGACAATCACCAGGTCTATGCGGTGCGGGAACGACTTGCCCTGTCGGGTCGCGAGCAGGTTGTGGCCGTTGCAGATACGGCGTTCAACCGGCTGAAGGCGTTCCGCGGCGTCGGCGGTTCCGGGGCCATGCCCGACTCCTCTGAGCTGGCGGACGCCATTCGGGTCCTACAGGATCGTCCTGGGCGAACTGCGCCACGTGCGAGACGATCTGGGCGAACCACGCCTGGAGACCGGTGTCTCCAACTGACGTCCTCCCAAGCACGGTTCAACGACTGAAGGTGTGCCGGGTGAGGCTGCCCCGGCCCGGAAGCCGGGGGCGCCGCAACCACCTCGCGGTCGTGCTGCGCGGCAACGGCCGACATCAGCCCGTCCCTACGCCGGCGACTGGGAGCCGGAAGAACGCGGACGGGTTCACGCCCGGCCGGACCAGCTACGAACCGACCGACCGCCTGCGTCCAGATATCGGGACAGCCCTTGCCTCGCTGTTTCGGTTGGGGCGATGAGGCGTCGTTGATCGTCAGCTGCGCCCTGTGGGCGGGGTGTTTTCACTGCTCGGCGAGGCTAACCGAGGGCCGCGGTGAAGTGGCTCTTGCCCGTGCCCGAGGGCCCGCAGATGCAGAGATTCTCCCGCCCGCCGGTCGGCATTACGCCCCGCCTGAGCGATGCCGAACTGGTCACCCTCGCCACGATGCAGGCCATACTCGGCTACACCTCCGAGGCCAAATGGCTCCGCCATGCCCGTGCCCACCTGCGCCACCTCTTCCCCTACCTGCCCCAGCAGCCCGGCTACAACAAGCGGCTGCGCAAGGCCGCCGGTCTGATGCGAAGCGTCAACCGGATCCTGGCCACCACCACCTCGGTGTGGAGCGACGACGTATGGGTCGTGGACTCCACCCCGGTGGAATGCGGCCGCTCCCGCGAGACCGTCAAACGCTCCGACCTGGCAGGTTGGGCCGAATACGGCTACTGCGCCAGCCACAGCCGCTTCTTCTGGGGCCTGCGCCTGCACCTGGTCTGCACCCTTCAGGGCCTGCCCATCGCCTTCGCCCTGACCGGGGCCAAGGCCAACGAACGCGAGACCCTCCTTGACTCCTGGCAGCCGAATGCGAGCTTCTGCGAGAGCGCCCCCGACAGACTCTCATCGGCGACAAGAACTACTTCGGCCGTGGTTTCGAACGCGAACTGTCCGAGCATGGAGTCCAGTTACTGCGGCCTGCCCGTAAAGGTGAACGGGAACGGCCTGGCGCAGCCCTGTTCAAGGCGCTGCGACAGGCCCGGTGGCCCGGGAGCGGCTGGTCGTCGCCGCCGCTGGCCGTGGCCTCGCGCACTGATCGCTCATGCGTGCCGCAGTGTCGCGGTGGCGATCTCCAGGAAGTCGCGCAGTAGCTTTTCGCGCCGGTCCGCGGCAACGGCCAGGCAGGTCTGGATCTCCGGGGCGTCTGTGACGGGGATGTTGGCGAGGTCGGGGCGGGAGTAGGACCGCGCGACGCTCAGCGGGATGAGCGCAATGCCGTGGCCGGAGGCGATGAGCTCGAACTTCTCTTCAAGCGACGACGTCCGCCGATTTGGCACGTCGAGCATCCGCTCGCCGTCGAGGTCTGCGGAGGTGAGCTCCTGACGACACGCCAGGGGGTGCGCCACGGGCATGCAGGCAACCCTGGGGTCGTGGCCGATGGGAATGATGCGCAGGCCCGACTCATCGAACGGCCTTCGCAGGTAACCGACTTGGGCGCGACCGTCCCGTAGCGGCTGGTCCTGCTCCCACCAGCGTGCCGGGACGACGTCGATCTCGACGTCCGCGTGGCGCGACGTGAACGCCCGGATCGCTTCCGACACAGGCAGCCCCGGGGAGAAGGCGACCACGAGCCGTTGGAGGCCCTGATCGACGTCGTGGACGCGCCGGACCGCCGCGGCGATCGACGGGAGGATCTGCTGCGCCTCCTCATAGAGCTGTTTGCCGGCGGCGGTCAGCTCCACACTGCGGGTGGTGCGCACGAGCAGTGCGCACCTCAACTCCTGCTCTAAGGACTTGACTTGGCGGCTGAGTACCGGCTGGGCGATGTGGAGCTGTTCCGCCGCCCGGCCGAAGTGCCGGTGCTCGGCCACCGCGGCGAAGTAGCGGAGCTTGCGCAGATCGAGATCCATGCCCTGAAGGTATCAATGGTCGGGAAGGGTATTGGACGCAGCGGACGGCTGGCCCGAGACTCGACGCATGATCGTCATCACCACTCCCACCGGCCAGATCGGCGGCCGGCTCCTGGAGATCCTCCTCGACGAGACCCGCACGCGCGGCGAAGAGCTGCGCGTCATCTTGCGTGACCCCGGGAGACTCCCCGACGGGGTTGGCGCCCGCGTCGATGTCATCACCGGCTCGCACGGCGACGCCGAGGTCGTCGACCGGGCCTTCGACGGCGCGGACGCCGTCTTCTGGCTGGTTCCGTCAAACACCCAGGAACCGAGCCTGGACGCCATGTACTCCGGCTTTACCCGCGCCGCCGCGAAGGCGTTCACGACCCATGGAGTCGGACACGTCGTCGGCGTCTCGGCACTCGGCCGCGGCACCCCCGTCGCCAGCCGCGCCGGGCATGTGACGGCGTCGCTGGCCATGGACGATCTCATCGCGAGTACGGGGGTGGCCTACCGGTCGCTCGCCAACCCGACGTTCTTCGACAATCTGCTGCGGCAGGTGG contains these protein-coding regions:
- a CDS encoding LysR family transcriptional regulator codes for the protein MDLDLRKLRYFAAVAEHRHFGRAAEQLHIAQPVLSRQVKSLEQELRCALLVRTTRSVELTAAGKQLYEEAQQILPSIAAAVRRVHDVDQGLQRLVVAFSPGLPVSEAIRAFTSRHADVEIDVVPARWWEQDQPLRDGRAQVGYLRRPFDESGLRIIPIGHDPRVACMPVAHPLACRQELTSADLDGERMLDVPNRRTSSLEEKFELIASGHGIALIPLSVARSYSRPDLANIPVTDAPEIQTCLAVAADRREKLLRDFLEIATATLRHA
- a CDS encoding NAD(P)H-binding protein; amino-acid sequence: MIVITTPTGQIGGRLLEILLDETRTRGEELRVILRDPGRLPDGVGARVDVITGSHGDAEVVDRAFDGADAVFWLVPSNTQEPSLDAMYSGFTRAAAKAFTTHGVGHVVGVSALGRGTPVASRAGHVTASLAMDDLIASTGVAYRSLANPTFFDNLLRQVASIRNNGVFTDTVAADRKAPTAATRDIAAAAAGLLLDRSWTGTGEVPVLGPEDLSPNDQARIMSEVFGRPIRYERRTLDEFRTALAEHGVGDALVQGYLDMMRAKDDGLDDGVRRTPQTASPTTFREWCEQVLKPAVQA
- a CDS encoding glycoside hydrolase family 15 protein, encoding MSGAPAQHKFVRYLPIAEHGLIGNLRTVALVGTDGTIDWYCCPSFDSPSVFAAILDADRGGAFELAATVPAGTKQFYFPDTNVLITRFFAEDGLGEIQDFMPVVDSGAFDRDRLIRRVVCVRGTIPFRARVAPRFGYGAHPHTVRMLDRAALFASEELSLTLAATVPLEYDEKDVWTEFELSQGDTTVFVLEQVSSEAPPRRCPLAEAEREFAATVAFWRGWLNQSRYRGRWREMVHRSALTLKLLTYAPTGAIVAAPTTSLPEQVGGGRNWDYRYVWVRDAAFAVYALLRLGFTEEAEAFMGFLTRYTDRRGNGSSGPLQVMYGIDGRTELPERELSHLEGYRGSAPVRVGNGAATQLQLDIYGALLDSVYLYDKWCRPISSGHWRAVCALVDWVCEYWDQPDEGVWETRGGRKKFLYSHLMCWVAIDRAIRIARHRSLPAELGRWGPVRDAIYWRIMDKGWSPARQAFVQHEDGDVLDAAVLMMPLTKFVSPSDPVWLSTLDTLGDELVSDSLVWRYDPKASPDGLEGEEGTFSICSFWYVEALTRAGRLNEARLAFEKMLTYANHLGLYAEEISHTGEQQGNFPQAFTHLALISAAFNLDRALG